In one Cupriavidus malaysiensis genomic region, the following are encoded:
- a CDS encoding Y-family DNA polymerase, with translation MYRLWICLRLPRLCLEVFRPRWSTELAVAVLDKDRVHLASALAAAAGVRAQMRRGGVQTIAPQTVLLERAPTREAEGLRAFALALLQFSPSVVEAEEDAVLVDVSASLRLFGGARRLRARMRATAEALGYTVAVGCAPTAQGAWLLARAGGGVALKPAGLGRQLATLPAAVLPAARPHADWLDGLGCRTLGDLRRLPRAGLQRRCGAAINEALDRALGEAAEVFDWLEAPPTFAARVELPDRIEHAEATLAYAGGLIEQLVGWLTARHLAVTRFAVSLQHERGREAIPPTVVEVALAEPSWHAAHLNRLLRERLARLAVDAPMIAVHLAAVDTQPLAPPSESLFPEPGGTPEDHARLLELLTARLGAERVLQPALQADYRPEVANTWVPAGTKVAAGGPAPALPRPAWLLDKPIPLLERDHRPYYGSPLRMVSPPERIEAGWWAGEVVTRDYYVAEGQDHTCYWVFQERMGSREGDAAHWYLHGLFG, from the coding sequence ATGTATCGCCTTTGGATCTGCCTGCGCCTACCGCGCCTGTGCCTGGAAGTCTTCCGGCCACGCTGGTCCACTGAGCTGGCCGTCGCGGTCCTCGACAAGGACCGGGTCCATCTGGCCTCCGCGCTGGCTGCCGCCGCCGGCGTGCGGGCGCAGATGCGCCGCGGCGGCGTGCAGACCATCGCCCCTCAGACCGTGCTCCTCGAACGGGCACCCACACGCGAGGCGGAAGGCCTTCGCGCCTTCGCGCTCGCCCTGCTCCAGTTCTCGCCATCCGTGGTCGAGGCTGAGGAAGATGCCGTTCTGGTCGACGTGTCGGCCAGCCTGCGGCTGTTCGGCGGTGCGCGCCGGCTGCGCGCGCGCATGCGTGCCACGGCCGAAGCGCTCGGGTACACGGTGGCGGTTGGCTGCGCACCGACGGCGCAAGGCGCTTGGCTGCTCGCGCGCGCCGGCGGCGGCGTCGCGCTCAAGCCGGCCGGTCTCGGCCGCCAGTTGGCAACCCTTCCCGCCGCGGTGCTGCCGGCGGCACGGCCGCACGCCGACTGGCTGGACGGTCTGGGCTGCCGCACGCTGGGCGACCTGCGCCGCCTGCCGCGCGCCGGCCTGCAGCGCCGCTGCGGCGCGGCGATCAATGAGGCTTTGGACCGCGCCCTGGGCGAGGCCGCCGAGGTATTCGACTGGCTGGAGGCCCCGCCAACGTTCGCCGCGCGCGTGGAACTGCCCGACCGCATCGAACACGCCGAGGCTACCCTCGCCTACGCCGGCGGCCTGATCGAGCAGCTGGTGGGATGGCTCACCGCGCGGCACCTGGCCGTGACCCGCTTCGCCGTGTCGCTGCAGCACGAGCGCGGCCGCGAGGCCATCCCGCCGACCGTGGTCGAGGTAGCGCTGGCCGAGCCGAGTTGGCACGCCGCTCACCTGAACCGCCTGCTGCGCGAGCGCCTCGCGCGGCTGGCTGTCGACGCGCCGATGATTGCGGTCCACCTGGCCGCCGTCGACACGCAACCGCTGGCGCCGCCGAGCGAAAGCTTGTTCCCGGAGCCAGGCGGAACGCCCGAGGACCATGCCCGGCTGTTGGAGCTGCTCACCGCGCGGCTGGGCGCCGAGCGCGTGCTGCAGCCCGCCCTGCAGGCAGACTACCGGCCCGAGGTTGCCAACACCTGGGTGCCCGCCGGCACCAAGGTGGCCGCGGGCGGGCCTGCGCCGGCATTGCCCCGCCCGGCTTGGCTGCTCGATAAGCCGATTCCGTTGCTGGAGCGCGACCACCGCCCGTACTACGGCTCGCCGCTGCGCATGGTCTCCCCGCCCGAACGCATCGAGGCCGGCTGGTGGGCCGGCGAGGTGGTGACGCGGGACTACTACGTTGCCGAGGGCCAGGACCACACCTGTTACTGGGTGTTCCAGGAGCGCATGGGCAGCCGCGAGGGCGACGCCGCGCACTGGTACTTGCACGGGCTCTTTGGCTGA
- a CDS encoding HNH endonuclease encodes MAFHRFNIGNVPEHRNEWWRENIRRGVVTAGFEGVRGDKGDRALHAVKAGDWLFAYVSGKGYVGAGEVLAESTYVLHPHFLDGSFSVHRHERGVAWRYVIRDVDLAIELHEAQLGHPLSTRSRVKDTQAAEHLLQLLRERGEHLHAGDSYGQLDHDLQELAERASIPETQREALVDARLGQGAFRCRMLARWQGRCAVTGVGIDAVLIASHAKPWRTSTDEERLDPCNGLPLVATLDRLFDQGLVAFHPETGEMKVSPRLAGDDQSALGLPAALRRQPSAQEAAYLEYHLKHVFHSGF; translated from the coding sequence ATGGCCTTTCATCGGTTCAACATTGGCAACGTCCCGGAACACCGGAATGAGTGGTGGCGTGAGAATATCCGGCGCGGTGTCGTCACGGCCGGGTTCGAGGGAGTCCGCGGCGACAAAGGAGATCGCGCTCTTCATGCCGTGAAAGCAGGCGACTGGCTTTTCGCATACGTCAGCGGGAAAGGCTACGTCGGTGCCGGTGAGGTGCTTGCCGAATCTACCTACGTATTGCACCCCCATTTTCTCGACGGCTCGTTCTCAGTTCACCGCCACGAGCGCGGAGTCGCATGGCGGTATGTTATTCGCGACGTCGACCTGGCCATCGAGTTGCACGAAGCGCAGCTGGGGCATCCTCTAAGCACTCGCTCGCGTGTCAAAGACACTCAAGCGGCGGAACACCTTCTTCAGCTGCTGCGCGAGCGTGGAGAGCATCTCCACGCAGGCGACAGCTATGGCCAACTTGACCACGATCTGCAGGAGCTCGCAGAACGCGCCTCGATTCCCGAGACACAGCGGGAGGCCCTCGTCGACGCCAGATTGGGACAAGGGGCATTCCGATGCCGGATGCTGGCGCGGTGGCAAGGCCGTTGCGCCGTCACGGGAGTTGGCATCGACGCTGTGCTCATCGCCAGCCACGCCAAGCCGTGGCGCACGAGCACCGACGAGGAGCGGCTCGATCCGTGCAATGGGCTCCCGCTGGTGGCCACACTCGATCGGCTGTTTGATCAAGGTCTCGTCGCATTTCATCCGGAGACAGGTGAGATGAAAGTCTCGCCCAGGCTAGCGGGGGACGATCAGTCGGCGCTCGGGCTACCAGCAGCCCTACGCCGCCAGCCAAGCGCCCAGGAAGCCGCGTACCTTGAGTATCATCTCAAGCACGTCTTTCATTCTGGATTCTGA
- a CDS encoding error-prone DNA polymerase, translating to MLPQPSGVGLPDYAELHCLSNFSFLHGASRAEELAERAVALGYQALAITDECSLAGIVRAHTVAKQHGLKLVVGASFRLKNADGSPALSFVALARNRAGYGNLCELITLARTRAAKGSYHLTMRDLAAPEAPYSHLRGLPDCLVLFTPDYCAPADQLDAQAVWISATFAGRAWMALHLLYRPLDDIHRAGVEAAAARHRLRLVAAGNVLMHVRSRKPLLDVLGAIRLGRPIAQCGYDLTPNAEQHLRSRLRLANLYPHRLLTESVHIANLCNFSLDELRYEYPEELVPDGRSPTDYLRDEAYVGAHRRFPQGIPLAVQQQLEHELALIADLRYEPYFLTVYDCVKFARSQGILCQGRGSAANSAVCYCLGITEVDPARGNLLFERFISKERGEPPDIDVDFEHQRREEVIQYLYRKYGRDRAALTAAVSTYRPRGALRESGKALGVDPAIVDLVAKAQHWFDGKADLMRRFAECGLDTEAELTQRWASMATQLLGFPRHLSQHSGGLVFAKDKLSRLVPIENAAMADRSVIQWDKDDLDALGLLKVDVLALGMLSAIHRALDLVAEQRGEAFELQDIPPEDPATYDMLCRADSMGVFQVESRAQMSMLPRLRPRTFYDLVIEVAIVRPGPVQGGMVHPYLRRRQGFEPVSYPSPDMEKALSRTLGVPIFQEQVMQVAMLAAGFSAGEADQLRRAMAAWKRKGGLGKYHERIVTGMLARGYDLEFAESIFRQIQGFGEYGFPESHAASFALLVYASAWLKCHEPAAFLCALLNSQPMGFYTPSQLVQDAKRHGVTVLAADVATSGWDSALERPADGAAPAVRLGLSLLRGMRREAAQRIEDARAIRPFSGAADLARRAGLDRHDLQVLAGGNALASLTGGRRQALWQAAAAVPDKDLLRPADVKEEAAALAPPTEGEEIAGDYRAMGLTLRRHPLALLRPLLAARRFVPADVLAGYQSRQTARAAGIVTVRQRPGTANGVVFLSLEDEAGVVNVIIWPDVFERFRKEILGAAMLGVYGQWQREGEVRHLIAQRVEDLSHLMGNLVTVSRDFC from the coding sequence ATGCTGCCCCAACCTTCCGGCGTCGGCCTACCCGACTACGCCGAGCTGCACTGCCTCTCGAACTTTTCCTTCCTGCACGGCGCCTCGCGGGCGGAAGAGCTGGCGGAGCGCGCCGTGGCGCTGGGCTATCAAGCGCTCGCGATCACCGACGAATGCTCGCTGGCCGGCATCGTGCGCGCCCATACGGTCGCCAAGCAGCACGGCCTGAAGCTGGTGGTCGGCGCCAGCTTCCGTCTCAAGAATGCCGACGGTAGCCCAGCCCTCTCCTTCGTCGCGCTCGCGCGCAACCGCGCCGGCTACGGCAACCTGTGCGAACTCATCACGCTGGCGCGCACCCGGGCCGCCAAGGGCAGCTACCATCTGACCATGCGGGACCTGGCCGCGCCCGAGGCGCCTTACTCCCACTTGCGCGGCCTGCCAGACTGCCTGGTACTGTTCACGCCCGATTACTGCGCGCCGGCCGACCAGTTGGACGCACAGGCCGTCTGGATCTCGGCGACCTTTGCCGGTCGCGCCTGGATGGCGCTCCACCTGCTCTACCGCCCGCTCGACGACATCCACCGCGCCGGCGTCGAGGCGGCTGCGGCCCGCCATCGCCTGCGCCTGGTGGCGGCCGGCAACGTGCTCATGCACGTGCGCTCGCGCAAGCCGCTGCTGGATGTGCTGGGTGCCATCCGCTTAGGGCGGCCGATCGCGCAGTGCGGCTACGACCTGACGCCGAATGCCGAGCAGCACCTGCGCTCGCGGTTGCGCCTCGCCAACCTCTACCCGCATCGGCTGCTGACCGAGTCGGTCCATATCGCCAATCTGTGCAATTTCTCGCTGGACGAGTTGCGCTACGAGTATCCCGAGGAACTGGTACCGGACGGCCGCTCGCCCACCGACTACCTTCGCGACGAGGCCTACGTGGGCGCCCACCGCCGGTTCCCTCAAGGCATCCCTCTGGCCGTCCAGCAGCAACTGGAGCACGAGCTGGCGCTGATCGCGGATCTTCGGTACGAGCCCTACTTTCTCACGGTCTACGATTGCGTCAAGTTCGCGCGCTCACAGGGCATCCTGTGCCAGGGCCGGGGATCGGCCGCCAACTCAGCAGTCTGCTACTGCCTGGGCATCACCGAGGTCGATCCCGCCCGCGGCAACCTACTGTTCGAACGTTTCATCTCAAAGGAACGCGGCGAGCCGCCGGATATCGACGTCGATTTCGAGCACCAGCGGCGCGAGGAGGTGATCCAGTACCTGTATCGCAAATACGGGCGCGATCGCGCAGCACTAACCGCCGCGGTGTCCACCTACCGGCCGCGCGGCGCGCTGCGCGAATCCGGCAAGGCCCTGGGCGTGGACCCAGCGATCGTTGACCTGGTCGCCAAGGCGCAGCACTGGTTCGATGGCAAGGCCGACCTGATGCGGCGCTTCGCCGAGTGCGGGCTCGACACGGAAGCGGAACTCACGCAGCGCTGGGCCAGCATGGCCACGCAGCTGCTCGGTTTTCCTCGCCACCTGTCGCAGCATTCGGGAGGCTTGGTCTTCGCCAAGGACAAGCTGTCGCGCCTGGTACCGATCGAGAATGCCGCGATGGCGGACCGCAGCGTGATTCAGTGGGACAAGGACGACCTCGACGCACTCGGCCTGCTCAAGGTCGACGTGCTGGCCCTGGGCATGCTGTCGGCCATCCACCGGGCGCTCGACCTGGTGGCCGAGCAGCGCGGCGAGGCCTTCGAGCTGCAAGACATCCCGCCCGAAGACCCGGCGACCTACGACATGTTGTGCCGCGCGGACAGCATGGGCGTGTTCCAGGTGGAGTCGCGCGCGCAGATGTCGATGCTACCCCGCCTGCGGCCGCGCACGTTCTACGACCTGGTGATCGAGGTGGCGATCGTGCGGCCAGGCCCGGTACAGGGCGGCATGGTGCACCCCTACCTGCGCCGCCGGCAGGGCTTTGAGCCGGTGTCCTACCCCAGCCCGGACATGGAGAAGGCGCTCTCGCGCACGCTCGGCGTGCCGATCTTCCAGGAACAGGTCATGCAGGTGGCTATGTTGGCGGCCGGCTTCTCCGCCGGCGAGGCCGACCAGCTGCGTCGCGCCATGGCGGCGTGGAAGCGCAAGGGGGGCCTGGGCAAGTATCACGAGCGCATCGTCACCGGCATGCTGGCCCGCGGCTACGATCTCGAGTTCGCCGAAAGTATCTTCCGGCAGATCCAGGGCTTCGGCGAGTACGGCTTCCCGGAGAGCCACGCGGCCAGCTTCGCCCTCCTGGTCTACGCCTCGGCTTGGCTGAAGTGCCATGAGCCGGCTGCTTTCCTGTGCGCGCTGCTCAACAGTCAGCCGATGGGCTTCTACACGCCTTCACAGTTGGTGCAGGACGCCAAGCGGCATGGGGTCACGGTGCTGGCCGCCGACGTGGCCACAAGCGGCTGGGATTCCGCACTCGAGCGGCCAGCCGACGGCGCGGCGCCGGCGGTGCGCCTTGGCCTGTCGCTGTTGCGGGGCATGCGCCGCGAGGCCGCTCAGCGCATCGAGGACGCGCGCGCGATCCGGCCCTTCTCCGGCGCGGCAGACCTGGCCCGGCGTGCTGGCCTCGACCGTCACGACCTGCAGGTACTCGCCGGCGGCAATGCCCTGGCATCGCTCACCGGCGGGCGGCGGCAGGCGCTGTGGCAGGCCGCCGCGGCCGTGCCCGACAAGGATCTGCTGCGCCCGGCCGACGTGAAGGAGGAAGCTGCCGCCCTGGCGCCTCCCACGGAAGGCGAGGAGATCGCGGGGGACTACCGCGCGATGGGGTTGACGCTGCGCCGCCACCCGCTTGCCCTGCTCCGGCCGCTGCTGGCCGCGCGGCGCTTCGTGCCAGCCGACGTTCTGGCTGGCTACCAGTCGCGCCAGACCGCGCGCGCCGCCGGCATTGTGACGGTGCGCCAGCGCCCGGGCACGGCGAACGGGGTCGTCTTCCTGTCCTTAGAGGACGAAGCCGGGGTCGTCAATGTGATCATCTGGCCCGACGTGTTCGAGCGCTTTCGCAAGGAGATCCTGGGCGCCGCCATGCTTGGGGTCTACGGGCAGTGGCAACGCGAGGGCGAGGTGAGGCACCTGATCGCCCAACGCGTCGAGGACCTTTCCCACCTGATGGGTAACCTGGTCACGGTGAGCCGCGACTTCTGTTGA
- a CDS encoding uracil-DNA glycosylase, which translates to MKEIMSIGTQTQAMVHPVGGQVFPLTARALADSNMVEARRQLLHAHHIAPLTAYVAELRARHPDWEFPDFDPLDGGIEADLLFLLEKPGPKTSPENKGSGFISRDNNDPTAHAIFEHMGKANIDRRRTVLWNTVPGWNRTRAIAAGEVKAGLQELHRLLELLPALRTVVLVGRKAQRAEAILTTKPLRLFHSAHPSPLVRGPNPAMWNQIHHQWAEAAAPY; encoded by the coding sequence ATGAAGGAAATCATGTCCATCGGCACTCAAACACAAGCAATGGTCCATCCCGTCGGTGGCCAAGTCTTCCCCCTCACCGCACGAGCGCTAGCGGACTCAAACATGGTCGAGGCGCGACGGCAGCTGCTGCATGCTCACCACATCGCTCCGCTCACCGCGTATGTCGCCGAGCTACGGGCGCGGCACCCCGACTGGGAGTTCCCAGACTTCGACCCGCTCGACGGAGGAATCGAAGCAGATCTGCTCTTTCTTCTCGAGAAGCCAGGCCCCAAGACTTCCCCCGAGAACAAAGGTTCCGGCTTCATCTCGCGCGACAACAATGATCCCACTGCTCACGCGATCTTCGAGCATATGGGAAAAGCCAATATTGACCGCCGGCGCACCGTTCTCTGGAACACAGTGCCAGGCTGGAACCGCACGCGCGCCATCGCCGCCGGCGAAGTGAAGGCGGGCCTTCAAGAGTTGCACCGGCTTCTCGAACTCCTGCCTGCACTCAGAACGGTTGTCCTCGTTGGGAGGAAGGCGCAGCGCGCAGAAGCGATCCTGACGACGAAGCCTCTGCGGCTTTTCCATTCGGCGCACCCAAGCCCGCTGGTTAGGGGCCCGAACCCCGCGATGTGGAATCAGATCCACCATCAATGGGCCGAAGCAGCCGCGCCCTACTGA
- a CDS encoding site-2 protease family protein, giving the protein MPMSRFSRNSAHRARQAKVIKRSNPPMGIRRVFDQVMSVFERTVSLCFGAHIHLLVHELGHLVAGLVFGQRATALRIGTGPSVHFFRRSRFPIQIGLYATSAHIEVLPPSKPWQAVIAYAAGPAASIIVAVVFFDFHPHGWLSWGLDIWLFVLWAVPGVQNLLPHYPDGKAIFGIVRDHFSQG; this is encoded by the coding sequence ATGCCTATGAGCAGGTTCTCGAGAAACTCCGCGCATCGTGCGCGGCAGGCGAAAGTAATCAAAAGGAGTAACCCTCCGATGGGAATCCGTCGAGTCTTTGACCAGGTCATGAGCGTTTTCGAACGGACCGTTTCCTTGTGCTTTGGAGCACATATCCACCTCCTCGTCCATGAACTGGGACATTTGGTTGCCGGCCTCGTTTTCGGACAACGGGCGACCGCTTTGAGAATTGGGACTGGGCCATCAGTGCATTTTTTTCGCCGAAGCCGCTTTCCGATACAAATCGGACTCTACGCAACCTCTGCGCATATCGAGGTACTCCCGCCAAGCAAGCCGTGGCAAGCTGTAATCGCGTACGCGGCAGGGCCAGCTGCCAGTATCATCGTCGCGGTAGTGTTCTTTGATTTTCATCCTCATGGATGGCTGTCGTGGGGGCTAGATATTTGGCTCTTCGTACTCTGGGCAGTGCCGGGAGTCCAAAACCTGCTCCCTCACTATCCCGACGGCAAGGCGATTTTTGGAATTGTCCGAGATCATTTTTCCCAAGGATGA
- the imuA gene encoding translesion DNA synthesis-associated protein ImuA, with protein MTAPAPETIHPCLWLASQLARAAGRTVPTGYAALAGELPGGGWPTGTLVELLVRQAGVGELRLLRPALASLAPRPIVLLDPPHAPQGLALANWGLPPAQLLWLRSERTADALWSAEQILRAGTCGALLFWSQHLRNDALRRLNLAAQAGDTLFYLMRPATCARDASPAPLRIGIAPAAGGAELTFFKRRGPQQDKPVLVPLEPSPILLRRHVSPLDLPAPTAPVPGSLPATLVH; from the coding sequence ATGACCGCGCCCGCCCCCGAAACCATCCATCCATGCCTCTGGCTCGCATCACAGTTGGCGCGGGCAGCCGGCCGCACCGTACCCACGGGCTACGCCGCGTTGGCCGGCGAGTTGCCGGGCGGGGGCTGGCCGACGGGCACGCTGGTGGAATTGCTGGTGCGCCAGGCGGGCGTGGGTGAGTTGCGCCTGTTGCGCCCAGCGCTGGCCAGCCTGGCTCCGCGCCCGATCGTACTTCTGGACCCGCCCCACGCGCCCCAGGGGCTGGCCCTGGCCAACTGGGGACTGCCGCCGGCTCAGTTGCTGTGGCTGCGCAGCGAGCGCACCGCCGACGCTCTTTGGTCCGCCGAGCAGATTCTGCGCGCCGGCACGTGCGGCGCCCTGCTGTTCTGGTCGCAGCACCTGCGCAACGATGCGCTGCGCCGTCTCAATCTGGCCGCCCAAGCTGGCGATACGCTGTTCTACCTGATGCGGCCGGCCACCTGTGCGCGCGACGCATCGCCCGCGCCGCTACGCATCGGCATAGCGCCGGCTGCCGGAGGCGCCGAGCTGACCTTTTTCAAGCGGCGCGGGCCGCAGCAGGACAAGCCTGTCTTGGTACCGCTGGAACCCTCGCCCATCCTGCTTCGCCGCCATGTATCGCCTTTGGATCTGCCTGCGCCTACCGCGCCTGTGCCTGGAAGTCTTCCGGCCACGCTGGTCCACTGA
- a CDS encoding N-acetylmuramoyl-L-alanine amidase, whose product MVLKTATQPAVLVEAAVIVNPDEDSLVSDGQNRTVIARAIAAGIGTCLRDRRLQSR is encoded by the coding sequence GTGGTCCTCAAGACTGCCACCCAACCGGCGGTCCTGGTAGAAGCCGCCGTCATCGTCAATCCTGACGAGGATAGCTTGGTCTCCGACGGCCAGAATCGGACTGTGATCGCCCGGGCCATCGCAGCAGGCATCGGTACCTGCCTTCGCGATCGGCGTCTGCAGTCGAGGTAG
- a CDS encoding DUF6283 family protein — protein MTSCSMSQLARPCGSCPWRCDSMAGDIPNFDIGLAESLAATCPDDRGMGPDFGASIFACHQSKLGAEFACAGWLARVGHRHPSVRLAVATGRLHPAALTPQDDWPPLHDAYEQVLEKLRASCAAGESNQKE, from the coding sequence ATGACATCCTGCAGCATGAGCCAGCTGGCGAGACCCTGTGGTTCCTGCCCTTGGCGGTGTGACTCCATGGCCGGCGATATTCCCAACTTCGACATCGGCCTTGCGGAGAGCCTGGCAGCTACCTGCCCCGACGACCGAGGCATGGGGCCGGATTTCGGAGCGAGCATCTTCGCATGTCATCAGTCGAAGTTGGGGGCGGAGTTCGCGTGCGCTGGCTGGCTCGCCAGGGTCGGACATCGCCACCCAAGCGTACGGTTGGCAGTTGCAACTGGCCGGCTGCATCCAGCCGCCCTCACGCCTCAAGACGATTGGCCTCCGCTGCACGATGCCTATGAGCAGGTTCTCGAGAAACTCCGCGCATCGTGCGCGGCAGGCGAAAGTAATCAAAAGGAGTAA